In one Arachis duranensis cultivar V14167 chromosome 9, aradu.V14167.gnm2.J7QH, whole genome shotgun sequence genomic region, the following are encoded:
- the LOC107465755 gene encoding uncharacterized protein LOC107465755 — translation MCEDDSDQEPVDIIGDSDDDTGANPHAQHGPSSSASQQYPLHFSTLNLEVLGQQKDGDNTVGGSSTEFQIRQSFENKDEAVLSVKDYSIRRCVEYRVIKSDHLKYHGKCKQFGKGCTWLIHVALRARKGTWEVRKYNGPHTCLATSISSDHRQLDYHVICARILPLVRADAAVTVKVLQQATEADYGFRPSYRKVWMAKQKAVAQIYGDWEESYAELPRWMLGVQSTMAGTITVLKTSPVRLRGEVDESTVYFHRLFWTFPPCIEAFRHCKSLVSIDGTHLYGKYGGTLLLAIAQDGNSNILPIAFTLVEGENAETWSFFLSNLRENVTPQEGILVISDRHNNGIKAALEAPETGWLPPRAFRAYCIWHVTANFALTFKGKDSRRMLVNAAYAKTEAEFYYWFDIIWTENPAMCEWANRMEYDKWTQHEDSGRRFGHMTTNISECVNSVLKRTRNLPVTSLVQSTYGRLAQFFVVWGQTAEAQLGSGNEFCQALAKAIDQNLRDSRCFTVTLYDRHQSEYTVAETTPTGHFSLGSYRVSLKDHRCDCGQFPALHYPCCNAIACCAYSRLNWASYVHKVYRMSEVFNVYKQGFVPPIPEGLWPPYAGPTIIPDPNMRRAKEGHPRATRIRGSMDQSLDIQLKRCGEGTVTSEDILPGGMRRSHYLVVLVVLLTVQLSCVWLVKSMNVTMLIFCINFI, via the coding sequence ATGTGTGAGGATGACTCTGACCAGGAGCCTGTCGATATCATCGGGGATAGCGACGATGACACAGGTGCCAATCCACATGCGCAGCATGGGCCTTCAAGTTCTGCTTCTCAACAGTACCCTCTACACTTCTCCACACTAAACTTGGAGGTTCTTGGTCAACAGAAGGACGGTGATAACACGGTCGGGGGCTCTTCTACAGAATTTCAGATTAGGCAAtctttcgaaaataaagatgagGCTGTGCTGAGTGTGAAGGACTATAGCATCCGGCGATGTGTTGAGTACAGAGTCATCAAATCAGATCATCTGAAGTATCATGGAAAATGCAAGCAATTCGGCAAGGGTTGTACTTGGTTGATTCACGTTGCGCTGCGTGCACGAAAGGGCACTTGGGAGGTTAGGAAGTACAACGGGCCACACACATGCTTGGCAACCTCTATTTCCAGTGATCACCGTCAGCTGGATTACCACGTTATCTGTGCAAGGATTCTTCCGTTGGTTAGGGCAGATGCTGCAGTTACGGTAAAGGTACTGCAACAAGCTACAGAAGCCGATTATGGTTTCAGGCCTAGTTACAGAAAGGTTTGGATGGCGAAGCAGAAGGCAGTGGCACAAATATATGGAGATTGGGAAGAGTCGTACGCGGAGTTGCCACGTTGGATGCTAGGAGTACAGTCAACAATGGCCGGAACAATAACCGTGTTGAAGACCTCTCCTGTTCGGCTTCGTGGTGAGGTTGATGAGTCGACGGTATACTTTCACCGATTATTCTGGACATTCCCACCCTGTATCGAGGCATTCCGTCATTGCAAGTCCCTCGTCAGTATTGACGGTACCCACTTGTATGGCAAGTATGGAGGGACACTGCTATTGGCGATAGCGCAGGATGGGAACTCCAACATCCTCCCCATTGCATTCACCCTTGTGGAAGGAGAAAATGCAGAGACGTGGTCATTCTTCTTGTCCAACCTACGAGAGAATGTAACTCCTCAGGAGGGTATCCTTGTAATCTCTGACAGGCATAATAACGGGATCAAGGCAGCGCTTGAGGCACCTGAGACTGGGTGGCTGCCTCCACGTGCTTTCCGAGCGTACTGTATTTGGCATGTGACAGCGAATTTTGCCCTAACTTTCAAAGGTAAAGATTCAAGGAGGATGTTAGTGAATGCTGCCTACGCAAAGACTGAAGCagagttttattattggtttgaCATCATATGGACTGAGAATCCAGCAATGTGTGAATGGGCCAATCGGATGGAATACGACAAATGGACCCAACATGAGGATAGTGGTAGACGGTTCGGGCACATGACAACCAACATCAGTGAATGTGTGAACTCGGTGCTAAAGAGAACTCGAAACCTCCCGGTCACATCATTGGTTCAGTCAACTTACGGGAGGCTTGCTCAGTTTTTTGTGGTATGGGGACAAACAGCAGAGGCACAACTCGGATCCGGTAATGAATTTTGCCAGGCATTGGCCAAGGCAATTGATCAGAATCTAAGAGACTCAAGGTGCTTCACTGTCACGTTATACGACAGGCATCAATCGGAGTACACCGTGGCCGAGACAACACCAACCGGGCACTTCTCGCTGGGTAGCTATAGAGTTTCCCTTAAAGATCACAGATGCGACTGTGGCCAATTTCCAGCGCTGCATTATCCTTGTTGCAACGCCATTGCATGTTGCGCCTACTCCCGCCTTAATTGGGCATCATATGTTCACAAGGTCTATCGTATGAGTGAAGTTTTCAACGTTTACAAGCAGGGTTTTGTTCCGCCTATCCCGGAAGGCCTATGGCCTCCATATGCTGGGCCAACCATCATTCCTGATCCTAACATGAGGCGTGCAAAGGAAGGTCATCCAAGGGCAACCAGGATCCGTGGTAGTATGGATCAGTCTCTCGATATCCAGCTGAAGCGTTGTGGTGAAGGAACTGTGACCAGCGAAGACATACTACCGGGGGGGATGCGTAGATCTCATTACCTTgttgttttagttgttttattaaCTGTTCAGTTGAGTTGTGTATGGTTGGTTAAGTCTATGAATGTCACCATGTTGATTTTCTGCATTAAtttcatatga